CTTATACCAGGGATGGCATGCAAAAAAGTTTGACAGACGCACTCAGGGGAATTGAGCGAGATTATATTGATATTTTTATGCTGCACGAACAGGAATCCCTGCTTACCGTTAAAGGACACCGGGAAGCGCTGGAAGTGCTGTTGGAAGCCAAAAACAAAGGGATTGTCAGGGCGGTGGGCCTTTCTACGCACCACGTGGCAGCAGTTTTGGCGGCAGCTGAGCTGCCGGAAATTGAAGTAATCCATCCCATTATCAATATGTCCGGGGTTGGCATTGCAGACGGCTCGGTGGATGATATGCTGTCAGCCGTCCGCCGGGCTTACCGGGCCGGCAAAGGCATTTACGGTATGAAGGCACTGGGTGGCGGCAATCTGCTGGCCAATGCGGCCGCAGCCCTGTCCTTTGTCCTGGAGATACCGGAACTGTCGGCTGTAGCTGTTGGCATGCAGAATTTTGCCGAGGTGGATTATAATGTGCGGTTTTTCAGTCAAAGTTATATACCTGAGGAGTTAAAGCAACAGGTGATACGCCAGCCCAGGCGGCTGCATTTTGAGGAGTGGTGCCAGGGCTGCGGGGCCTGTGTGGCTGTGTGCAGTGCCAAAGCCCTTTACTTGGCCGGCGAGCAAGCCAGGGTAAAAACAGACTTATGCCGCCTGTGCGGCTATTGCGGTGCTGCTTGTCCGATGTTTGCCATTAAAGTAATTTAGGACAGGAGTTAATAATATGAGAATTATGGGTTTGGATGTGGGAGAAAAAAATATCGGTGTAGCTTTAAGTGATCCTATGGGTTGGACGGCGCAGGGGTTGGAAGTTATCCGCCGGCAGCATAATGATAAGGATTTTGCCCGCCTGCAGGAGATTATCAAGGAGTACGGAGTGGAAAAAATACTGGTGGGGTTGCCCAAAAACATGAATGACACGCTGGGGCCCCAGGGGGAAAAGGTGCTGGCTTTTATTGAAGAGCTAAAGGCCAGAGTTGATTTGCCTATTCAAACCTGGGACGAACGGTTAAGCAGTGTTGCTGCCGAAAAGCTGTTGATTCAAGCGGATGTCAGCCGGAAAAAACGCAAACAAGTGATTGATAAACTGGCTGCGGCAGTAATACTGCAGTGTTACCTGGATGCGCGAGCCAAATAGCAAAAAAAATAAATTAACGGTAATAACCCGGCTTTAACCTGGATTTCCTTGACATTGCATGTTTTTTTGGTTACAATACAGACAATCTTTGGAAAAGAGGTGCACATGATGGCAGAACAAGATGAAGTAATCACTTTAATTGATGAGGACGGAGCGGAGCACGACTTCAATGTAATTGACGTTATTGAAGTGGACGGTTCCGAATATGCCATTTTACTTCCGGTAGAAGATAATTCCGATGAGGCTGTCATTCTTAAATTTGCCACTGACGAAGACGGTAATGAAATTCTGGTGGACATTGAAAGTGACGAAGAATGGGAAAAAGTGGCAGATGCCTGGGAGGAAATGGTCTTAGCTGAAGAAGGAGAAGAATAATTTAATTTAGTTTTCAGGCCGAACGGAAGAACCGTTCGGCTTTTGTTTGATTTCTGGAATAGCCAAGGCCTGCCCCTAGTAAGATATACCTAGATAATAAAGGTTGCTGAGAGGGGGCCTTGGGTTGGCTGAACAAATCCTGAAAAGGGTTGTACCGGTTGTCCTGCCGCTGCTGTTTTTAATCAGCCTGGCCGTATTCCTGGCTACACAGATGAGTTTTGCCCCGGCCGACAGGATTTTGCCGGGAGTTTATATGTTAAGTATAAATTTGTCCCTGCTGGATTACCCCCAGGCTGTGTCAGCTTTAAAAAAGCTGGAACAAGATATGCAAAAACCCCTTACCGTCAAATACCAGGGAAAATCCTGGCTGCTGCCCATGGATCGGGTGGGTTTGAAATTAAACTGTCAGCAGGAAGCCCGGCGGGCAATTAATATCGGCCGGAGCGGTCCTTTATGGCAGCGTTTTTGCGAGCGGCGCCAGGCTTACCGGGGGATACGTCTGGAGCCGGAGATTATTATTGACACCGGTCTGCTGCAACAGCAGGTCAGCCAAACGGCCAAGGATATTATCTTGCCGCCCAGAGATGCCGGCTTAATTATCAACAATGACGACACAGTGGAAATTTCTCCGGCGCAAAGCGGCCGGGAGATAGACATACAGCAGTTGCGGCAAGACATCCGTGAACGACTGCTGCAGCAGGATACTTCGCCGATTGAATTAAAGCCGGTGGAGATACCGCCTGCCCGGACTACAGAAGAAGTGCAAGCTATGGGAGTGGATACGCTCTTGGGAATGTTCTCGACACAATTCGACCCTAATAATGTCAATCGTGCTTATAACATCAGTGTAGCGGCCGCGGCTCTGGACGGCCTGAGTATCCGGCCCCAGGAAATTGTGTCCTTTAATGAGGTGGTGGGGCCCCGCAGTACGGAAGCAGGCTATAAAAACGCCCCCATTATCATTAATAACGAACTGGTGGACGGCTTGGGCGGCGGGGTGTGTCAGGTATCCTCCACTTTATATAATGCCGTTCTGCTGGCCAATCTGGAAGTAACCGAACGAGCCAATCATTCCCTGCCCGTTCCCTATGTGCCCATTGGCAGGGACGCCACGGTTGTTTTTGATGCTGTGGATTTAAAATTTAAAAACAACACTGATTACTGGCTGTACCTGCAGTCCTTTGTAACCGGCGGCAGGCTCACCGTTAAGATTTTTGGCAACCATCGGTTCAAAAGGGATGTGGTGATTCGCAGCTGGGTGGAAGAAACCTATCCGCCCCGGACGGTGGTAGAAAAAGACTACAGCCTGCGCTTGGGTGACCGGGTGGTTAAGCAAAAGGGGGCCCAGGGTTACCGGGCGGCTTCCGAAAGAATTGTCATGCAGGATGGCAAGGTTATTAAGGTAGAAAAACTTCCTTACAGCGTTTATAAGGCCCGCCATCAAATTATTTCCCAGGGCATGGCGCCGCCTGCTTCTTTGGTGAAAAACCCTGATCCGCCAGGGGAAGCAGTTGAGCAAGACCGGGGCAACCCGGATGTATTGCCCTGACAAAAGCGGCCGGCACAGGCCGCCCGTTTTTACGAGGAAATATCAGTAAAAAGATAAAAATAAAGGAATACTGACATTTATGCTGAATTATATATAAAATTACTCCACAGGCGGAGGTGGGCGCATGGGTTTCTTCAACAAATCAATAAAAATTCAACTGGGTGCTTTGGTGGTGGGGTCGCTGGTTTTGCTGTCGGCTGTTCTCATGTTGATTTCTTACGTGCATATGAAAGAGCAACTGACCAGGGCAGCTGAAAGCAAAGTAAAAAGCGACTTATTAACGGGCGAGGCGGTTATCAATGCCATGTACCCGGGGCCCTGGCAAATTAAAGACGGCAAGTTATATAAAGGTGATCTACTGATAAATGAAAACTACCGGCTGGTAGATTATATTGCCGGCTTAACCAATGATACCTGTACAATTTTTATGGGCGACACGCGGGTTGCCACAACTGTTTTAAAAGACGGCAAGCGGGCGGTAGGTACCCGGGTATCTGAAAACGTAAAAAAGGTTGTGTTGGATCAGGGTGAGATATATGTGGGGTCTGCCATTGTGGTAGACAAGCCCTACCAGACAGCCTATAAACCTATTAAAGACGAAACCGGTAAAAACATTGGCATTTTTTATGTAGGTGTTTCCCAGGCAGAATTTGACCAGGCATTAAAAAAGAAGTTTACTTATATGATCTTGCTTAGCTTGGCTGTGCTGTTGTGTGTGGCCCTGGCGCTAAGATTTATTACCGGCCGCATGATTCTCCGGCCGGTGGAAGAATTGCTAAAGGGAGTGCAATTGCTGCAAACCGGCAGCCTTAATCACCGTGTGGCAGTGACGGGCAATAACGAGCTGGCCAGGCTGGGCGAAGGTTTTAATCAGATGGCCCAAACCATGCACCGGCTGATTGACCAACTGACCCAATACAGCTCCACGCTGGCTTCCCAAAGCCAGGAAATGGCTGCCGCCGCCCAGCAGATCGGTGCCATGGTTGAGGAAATTACCAGCAACACCACCCAGGTGGCTGCCACTGCTGAGCAAGGTTCAGCCGCTGCCGGGATGGCTGTGGAACAGGTGGGACAAGTGGAAGATAATGCCCGGCTGGGCAACAATGCGGTGCGCCAGGCAGTGGATAAAATGGCTGTTATCCAGCAGTCGGTGCAAGGAACGGCGGACTCCATCGGGATATTAAACCAGCGCTGTCAAAGCATTGGACAAATTATAGAGGTAATTAAGAATATTGCTGAGCAAACTAACCTGTTGGCACTTAATGCTGCCATTGAGGCTGCCCGGGCTGGCGAGAGCGGCAGGGGATTTGCGGTGGTGGCTGAAGAGGTGCGCAAGCTGGCTGAACAATCAGCCAAGGCTGCTGAAGATATTACCAATCTTATTCAGCGGGTGCAGAGGCGGGCCACTGAAGCGGTGCAGGAGATGGGTGCCAGTGCCCGTGAGGTGAACGAAGGAGTGGAAATTGTTAATCAGGCCGGGACCGCCCTCACAGTTATCAGTGAACAGTTCGGAGATCGTCCCGCATGATTAAAGAGATTGCCAATGGCACTGATATTACATCGCAAAACACACAGCAGCTGGCGGCCAGCAGTGATCAAATTAATACTTCTGTCCAACACCTGGCTTCCTCCAGCCAGAATCTGGCTCAACTGGCCCAGGATATGCAGCAAACTGTAGCGACCTTTAAGTTATAATTATTGGAGAGTGAGTTAATGGACGGCCGGGATTTTCTGAAAAAGACCCTGCTGCAGGCGGAGTTAAACCGTGTACGGCACGGCAATCCGGCGGCGGACGCGGCCAGGCTGCCCTTAGACTGGGGCTTGATTGCCGGCGAACATTTTGGCCACCTGATGGCGGCTTTGCGGCGGCAAGACACGGATGCCATAGAAAAAGAACTCCTTCACGTATCTGCGGTCCTGCTGGAATTACATGATGCGTTAATAAGACAGAAAGCTGACCAAGCCGGGTAATGTTGCCCGGCTTTTTTTGTACGGAGAAATTTATTATTGAATGGCAAATTTACTGCCGCCCGGGCATATTTATTTACCTAAGGAAACTAGTGGTCAAGGAGGGGGCCCCATTGAAAAAAATAGTAGTCTGCGGGCGGAATGACGGCGGGAAATCCACTATCCTGGGGGAGTTATACAAGGGATTGAAAAACAGAAACTTTCAGCCCCTGGCCGTTGGCTCGGGTGTACAGGATGAAAAACCTTACCTTCATAAAGGCATAGATCCCAACTATTTAACTATTGCGGTACCCGAACCGGGAAGGGATATCGCATCTGATATTGACCGGGTGATCAGAAACGCTGTAAATCAAATTAAAGAAAAAAACAAGTTGATCGAGAGTGCCAAGCGGGCCTTAGAAGAATTAAACAAAGTGCGGTCTGTGTTGGAACTGGGCCATCTTTCTCAAAGGGACATTCCCCAAACCAGTACTTTGCCGGATGTTGTATTAATTGAGGCGGTGGGCATTAACGACGGCTATAAAGCGGCGGAATGCCGCAAGCTGGCGGATGTTTTGGTAACCGTTATTCCGGCTGGTTTAAAGGCGGAAATCATTATGGAGGCAGGCAATTTCCTGCTGGACGAAGCAGACATTCTGGTGGTTACCAAAGTGGATGAAACTCCCCGGGATATTACCTCCACCACGATAAAATTGTTGCAGCGGATTTACCGCAGCAAGCCCATTATCCCGGTGGTTGCAACCAAAGGGGTGCATATGAATTTGGTTTTAGACGAAGTTATCAAGGGGCTGGCAGAACCAATGATTTTATTTGAACCGATCCTGCCGGAAGAAACAACCGGCAGGGTGAACTGATGTTTTTAGCTGAAAAGGGTTCGTAAACCACCGATAATTGTTTATGGCACGCCGGAGCTCTCAGCGGAGAGCTTTTTCTTTCGCCTTGTAAAGCCCTTGCTTGTACCATTTAGCCGTTAGATGTTATAATTGGTTAAATTAAAAAAGGTTGTGTCGATTGGTTATGAAATGGCAAACAAGCAAAAGGGTGCTGGCAATAACCTTCCTTATATTAGCGGCCGGGCTGTTTTGGTATTTTGCTAATCTTTTGAGCCCGGTCAATCCGTCGGGTCAGGCGCCGGACGTGCTGGTTCATATTGCCCCAAGCAGCAGTACAGCACAAATTGCTAAAACGCTGCAACAACAGGGCATGATCAGAAGTGCTGCCGCCTTTCGCCTGTATGCCCGCTGCCAGGGTTTGGATAACCAGGTAAAGGCCGGATATTACATGCTTAATGCCTCTATGTCAACTGCGGAAATTTTGAACCTGCTGGTACAGGGGAAAACAGCCGGCAAAAGTTTTACCATTCCTGAGGGGTATACCTTAAAGCAGATAACCGAAAGATTGGCAGCAAAAGGCTTTATTCGAGAACAGCTGTTTAAAGACCTGCTTAAAAACGGACAGTTCAAGTATTCCTTTATTAAAGACTTACCGCCGGGTGAAAATCGCTTAGAGGGTTATTTGTTTCCGGAAACTTACACCATCCCCATTGACAGTGACGAAAAATACATTATAAATATCATGCTGGCCGGTATGGATCGGCAAATAAAAGAACTTAAGCTGGCAGACAAGGCTAAGGAACTTAACTTAACTTTACACCAGGCGGTTACCATAGCTTCTATGATTGAAAGGGAGGCCCGGGTAGAACGGGATCGCCCCTTGATTTCCAGTGTTATCCACAACCGGCTGAAGGCCGGGATGAAGCTGCAAATAGATGCCACCGTTGAGTATGCCTTGGGGGAACGGCGGGAGAAAATATATTATAAGGACTTAGAGGTGGCCTCGCCTTACAATACTTATCAACATTACGGGTTGCCGCCCGGTCCCATTGCTTCGCCCGGCAGGGCTTCTTTGCTGGCGGCGGTAAACCCTGCCCAAACCAATTACTTTTATTATGTGGCCAAGCCCGACGGCTCTCACGCTTTTGCCGTAACTTATGCCGAACACAATGCCAACAAAATAAAATACTTAAAATAAAACAAGACAGTCAATAGGAGATGTCAATTTGCTGCATCTCAAACGAGGTGACCCAACATTGAGCAGTTTGGAACTTTTGGCTCCGGCGGGAGATTTAGAAAAGTTAAAGGTGGCCGTCCTCTATGGGGCAGATGCGGTTTACCTGGGGGGACGGCAGTTTAGTTTGCGGGCGGGTGCTGCCAACTTTGATGACCGGGATATGCTGGAAGGCATTTCTTTTGCCCATCGGCACAAGGTTAAGGTTTATGTGGCTGTGAATATATATGCCCACAACGAGGATTTGGTCAACCTGCCCGCCTACTTAGATTTTATTGTCCGGGCCGGTGCAGACGGCGTAATAGTCAGCGACCCGGGAGTTATTGAGATGATTTTAAAGTTACAGCCCCGGTTGCCCATTCATCTAAGCACCCAAGCCAATACCACTAACTGGGCCAGTGCTGCCTTTTGGCAAAGGTTGGGCGTACAGAGAATTGTTCTGGCCAGAGAGTTGTCGCTGGAGGAAATCCGGACCATAAGTTCCCGAGTAGATGTCCAACTGGAAGCCTTTGTCCACGGAGCCATGTGCATGGCTTATTCGGGCCGTTGCCTGCTCAGCAACTTTATGACCGGCCGGGACGCTAACCGGGGCGATTGTGCCCAGTCTTGCCGCTGGCGTTATTACTTAGTAGAAGAAAAAAGACCGGGACAGTATTTTCCGGTGGAGGAAGATAACCGGGGTACTTACTTTATGAGCAGCAAAGATCTCTGCCTGTTGGAGTATCTTCCTCAGCTGGCACAGGCCGGGGTAACCAGTTTTAAAATTGAAGGCCGTATGAAGAGCATTCATTACCTGGCTACGGTTGTTAAAATTTATCGACAGGCTATAGACAGTTATTTGCAAGACCCCGCCGGTTACCAGGTGTTGCCGCAGTGGCTGGCAGAATTAACAAAGGTTAGTCACCGGGCCTATACAACCGGTTTTTTGCTGGGTGACCGTGGAGAAACGGCCACTGTGGCGGCAGCCTCCGGCAATTATTGCCGCCTGGCCACCTTTGTAGGGTTGGTGCATGGATATAACCCACAAACCGGCAGCATGATTGTTGAGCAGCGTAATAATTTTAAAGTGGGGGAAACACTGGAACTGTTGATGCCGCAGGGAGATAACCGCATCATCAAGGTGACTGCCATTTATGATCGAGAAACCGGCGCAGCAATGGAAGCAGCGCCTCATCCACAGCAAATGATTGAATTACCCTTTGACCAGCCTGTTCCGGCCATGTCTATGTTGCGGAGAATTGATTAATAGCATAAATATGTCAATCTTTGGCGAAAATATAATATAAATTTTTTCGTCAAGGAATGTTAGCTAGTGAATATTTTTCAGCAAAAAAGATTGGTATTAACTTTTTATGTAATCTTTTTACTTTTTGTACCTTTAGTAATTCATTTGTTTTTTATTCAGGTATTACAGGGCAGTGAGTACAAACAAAAGGCCCTGGAGCAGCGCACCCTAAAAGTGGCCTTGGAGGATATTCCCCGGGGCGGCATCTTTGACCGTTGGGGCGAAAAAACTTTAACCTTGGGCAGACGGGAGTTGCGGGTGGTAGTTTTTCCTGAGATTATACCGGACAAAGAAGAAGCCGTAAGAAGGTTGAGCCCTATTCTGGGTTGCAGTCCTGCTGAGTTAGCCAAGTATGTTACAGGGCGACCGGGTTATTTACCTTTTAAATTGGATTCCCGGCAGCTTAGACAAATAAAAGAATTAGAAATTACCGGCATTAAAGTGGAAGAGATTTATTTTCGCTACGGGTCGGCTCCGCTGGCGGCCCATGTGGTGGGCCATCTGGGACCGATTACAGACAATGATCAGCTGGCCAAGCTGAATAATCTGAGTGAAAAGAAATATCAGTTGACCGACTTAGTCGGTAAGAGCGGCCTGGAGTATTTTTATGAAAGCCGGTTGAAAGCAGGGGAGTCCCGGCAGGTGATGCGGGCGTATGTTGATGTCTACCGCCGTTTGCTGGCGGGTCTGGGTATTAAAAAAGAAAGTCAGGCGGTAACCGGCCGGCAGGATGTAATAACAACCATTGATTGGGAGATCCAAAAAACCGTAGAGAAGGTGATGGATCAGAAGGTGCAGAAGGGGGCGGTGGTGGTTATGGACGCCAGGAACGGTGATTTGCTGGCCATGGCCAGCCGCCCCAACTTTCATCCTGCCAATATCACCCAGGCGCTGGCCGGCCCGCAAGATGCTTTGCTAGACCACTGCACTTCTTTGTACCAGCCGGGCTCTGTCTTTAAAGTTGTGGTGGCGGCAGCCGCCCTGGAAGAAGGGCTGGTAAAAGCTTCGGATACTTTTGTTTGCTTAGGCGAATCGGAACATTTAATTAGCTGCTGGCATAAACCAGGGCATGGGCCCATTACCTTTGAGGAAGCCTTTGCTCAGTCGTGCAATCCTGTATTTGCGGAATTGGCAATAAAGTTGGGGCCGGCCAAAATTATTGCCTACGCCCGAGCTTTTGGTTTGGAGGAACAAACCATTATCGGTTATCCTGTACCGAGGGATAACAGGCAGAATTTACATTTAATCGGTGAGCCTTATAATTTGGTTAACAGCAGCATCGGCCAGGGTCCGGTGCTGGCCAGTCCGGTGCAGCTTACAGCGATGATGAATACTGTTGTCAACAACGGGGTCTACATCCGGCCACGGCTGGTTAAAGGGTTGCGGGATGAAGGAGGCCGGTTTGTCAGTTATTTTCCTATGGGCCGCAGTCATAAAGTGATTTCAAGTGAAACCGCCAGGGAATTAAAAAGACTGCTGAGCCTGG
This sequence is a window from Desulforamulus hydrothermalis Lam5 = DSM 18033. Protein-coding genes within it:
- a CDS encoding aldo/keto reductase yields the protein MDYRMLGNTGIKVSRLCFGALTIGPLQANLPLKQGAAVIDRAIEQGVNFIDTAELYRTYPYIRQAIKGRKDQVVICSKSYAYTRDGMQKSLTDALRGIERDYIDIFMLHEQESLLTVKGHREALEVLLEAKNKGIVRAVGLSTHHVAAVLAAAELPEIEVIHPIINMSGVGIADGSVDDMLSAVRRAYRAGKGIYGMKALGGGNLLANAAAALSFVLEIPELSAVAVGMQNFAEVDYNVRFFSQSYIPEELKQQVIRQPRRLHFEEWCQGCGACVAVCSAKALYLAGEQARVKTDLCRLCGYCGAACPMFAIKVI
- the ruvX gene encoding Holliday junction resolvase RuvX, with the translated sequence MRIMGLDVGEKNIGVALSDPMGWTAQGLEVIRRQHNDKDFARLQEIIKEYGVEKILVGLPKNMNDTLGPQGEKVLAFIEELKARVDLPIQTWDERLSSVAAEKLLIQADVSRKKRKQVIDKLAAAVILQCYLDARAK
- a CDS encoding DUF1292 domain-containing protein, translating into MAEQDEVITLIDEDGAEHDFNVIDVIEVDGSEYAILLPVEDNSDEAVILKFATDEDGNEILVDIESDEEWEKVADAWEEMVLAEEGEE
- a CDS encoding VanW family protein, with protein sequence MAEQILKRVVPVVLPLLFLISLAVFLATQMSFAPADRILPGVYMLSINLSLLDYPQAVSALKKLEQDMQKPLTVKYQGKSWLLPMDRVGLKLNCQQEARRAINIGRSGPLWQRFCERRQAYRGIRLEPEIIIDTGLLQQQVSQTAKDIILPPRDAGLIINNDDTVEISPAQSGREIDIQQLRQDIRERLLQQDTSPIELKPVEIPPARTTEEVQAMGVDTLLGMFSTQFDPNNVNRAYNISVAAAALDGLSIRPQEIVSFNEVVGPRSTEAGYKNAPIIINNELVDGLGGGVCQVSSTLYNAVLLANLEVTERANHSLPVPYVPIGRDATVVFDAVDLKFKNNTDYWLYLQSFVTGGRLTVKIFGNHRFKRDVVIRSWVEETYPPRTVVEKDYSLRLGDRVVKQKGAQGYRAASERIVMQDGKVIKVEKLPYSVYKARHQIISQGMAPPASLVKNPDPPGEAVEQDRGNPDVLP
- a CDS encoding methyl-accepting chemotaxis protein, which translates into the protein MGFFNKSIKIQLGALVVGSLVLLSAVLMLISYVHMKEQLTRAAESKVKSDLLTGEAVINAMYPGPWQIKDGKLYKGDLLINENYRLVDYIAGLTNDTCTIFMGDTRVATTVLKDGKRAVGTRVSENVKKVVLDQGEIYVGSAIVVDKPYQTAYKPIKDETGKNIGIFYVGVSQAEFDQALKKKFTYMILLSLAVLLCVALALRFITGRMILRPVEELLKGVQLLQTGSLNHRVAVTGNNELARLGEGFNQMAQTMHRLIDQLTQYSSTLASQSQEMAAAAQQIGAMVEEITSNTTQVAATAEQGSAAAGMAVEQVGQVEDNARLGNNAVRQAVDKMAVIQQSVQGTADSIGILNQRCQSIGQIIEVIKNIAEQTNLLALNAAIEAARAGESGRGFAVVAEEVRKLAEQSAKAAEDITNLIQRVQRRATEAVQEMGASAREVNEGVEIVNQAGTALTVISEQFGDRPA
- the mltG gene encoding endolytic transglycosylase MltG, which gives rise to MKWQTSKRVLAITFLILAAGLFWYFANLLSPVNPSGQAPDVLVHIAPSSSTAQIAKTLQQQGMIRSAAAFRLYARCQGLDNQVKAGYYMLNASMSTAEILNLLVQGKTAGKSFTIPEGYTLKQITERLAAKGFIREQLFKDLLKNGQFKYSFIKDLPPGENRLEGYLFPETYTIPIDSDEKYIINIMLAGMDRQIKELKLADKAKELNLTLHQAVTIASMIEREARVERDRPLISSVIHNRLKAGMKLQIDATVEYALGERREKIYYKDLEVASPYNTYQHYGLPPGPIASPGRASLLAAVNPAQTNYFYYVAKPDGSHAFAVTYAEHNANKIKYLK
- a CDS encoding peptidase U32 family protein, whose protein sequence is MSSLELLAPAGDLEKLKVAVLYGADAVYLGGRQFSLRAGAANFDDRDMLEGISFAHRHKVKVYVAVNIYAHNEDLVNLPAYLDFIVRAGADGVIVSDPGVIEMILKLQPRLPIHLSTQANTTNWASAAFWQRLGVQRIVLARELSLEEIRTISSRVDVQLEAFVHGAMCMAYSGRCLLSNFMTGRDANRGDCAQSCRWRYYLVEEKRPGQYFPVEEDNRGTYFMSSKDLCLLEYLPQLAQAGVTSFKIEGRMKSIHYLATVVKIYRQAIDSYLQDPAGYQVLPQWLAELTKVSHRAYTTGFLLGDRGETATVAAASGNYCRLATFVGLVHGYNPQTGSMIVEQRNNFKVGETLELLMPQGDNRIIKVTAIYDRETGAAMEAAPHPQQMIELPFDQPVPAMSMLRRID
- a CDS encoding peptidoglycan D,D-transpeptidase FtsI family protein, yielding MNIFQQKRLVLTFYVIFLLFVPLVIHLFFIQVLQGSEYKQKALEQRTLKVALEDIPRGGIFDRWGEKTLTLGRRELRVVVFPEIIPDKEEAVRRLSPILGCSPAELAKYVTGRPGYLPFKLDSRQLRQIKELEITGIKVEEIYFRYGSAPLAAHVVGHLGPITDNDQLAKLNNLSEKKYQLTDLVGKSGLEYFYESRLKAGESRQVMRAYVDVYRRLLAGLGIKKESQAVTGRQDVITTIDWEIQKTVEKVMDQKVQKGAVVVMDARNGDLLAMASRPNFHPANITQALAGPQDALLDHCTSLYQPGSVFKVVVAAAALEEGLVKASDTFVCLGESEHLISCWHKPGHGPITFEEAFAQSCNPVFAELAIKLGPAKIIAYARAFGLEEQTIIGYPVPRDNRQNLHLIGEPYNLVNSSIGQGPVLASPVQLTAMMNTVVNNGVYIRPRLVKGLRDEGGRFVSYFPMGRSHKVISSETARELKRLLSLVTSRGVGREAMLPYYGAAGKTGSAELPGGTTKVNAWFCGYAPLDKPQYIVTVLVEEGISGGVTAAPVFREIMEGIILPTR